The DNA sequence ACGAGTACCTCACGCCCAGCGCCGCCGAGCAGGTGGCGGGCCCCGCCGGCACCGAGCTGGTGGGCTATAAGCAGCGCTACGACATCCTGGCCGACGCCGCGCTGGCCGGCAAGCAGGCCAAGCAAAAACTCACCACCAAATCGGTGACGCCGGGCAAGTACGACCTTGTGCTTGACCCCAGCCACCTGGGCCTCACCATCCACGAGAGCGTGGGCCACCCGCTGGAGCTGGACCGCGTGCTGGGCTACGAAGCCAACTACGCGGGCACTTCGTTCGCCACTTTGGCATGGAAAGCCAAGGGCCTGCCCTACGGCTCGAAGCAGGTCAACATCGTGGCCGATAAGCTGCAACCGGGCTCCGTGGGCGCCGTGGGCTACGACGACGAAGGCGTGAAAACCGGCCGCTGGGACCTCATCAAGGAAGGGAAGCTGGTGAACTACGAGAAGATCCGCGACCAGGCGCACATCGTGGGCCAAAAGGCCTCCGACGGCTGCTGCTACGCCGATTCGTGGAGCAGCGTGCAGTTCCAGCGCATGCCCAACGTGAGCTTGCAACCCGGCGCGGCCAAGCTCAGCGTCGACGACATGATTAAGGGCGTCGACAAGGGCATTTATATCGCCGGAGCAGGCTCATTCTCCATTGATCAGCAGCGGTTTAACTTCCAGTTCGGCGGCCAGATGTTCTACGCCATCGAGAAGGGCCAGATTACGGGGCCCCTGGAAGACGTGGCCTACCAGTCGAACACCCAGGAATTCTGGGGCGCCTGCCACTCGGTATGCGACCAGTCGGACTACCGCCTGTTCGGCACCTTCTTCGACGGCAAGGGCCAGCCGGCCCAGATTTCGGCCGTGAGCCACGGCTCGGCCACCACCCGCTTCAACGGCGTGAACGTCATCAACACGGCCCGCAAGATTGGATAATTTTTTTAGGCGGTCATGCTCATCTGGCGTCCGCGCAGCCGAAGCATCTCTCTCGCTGACTAATTAATTACTACTTCGGGAGAGATGCTTCGGCTGCGCGGACGCCAGATGAGCATGACGTTCTACCCTTTAGCATTTAAGAAATCATGCCCATTCTTTCCCAAACCGATGCCCAGGCCCTGCTCAAGCAAGTGCTGGGCTACAGCACGGCCGACGAGTGCGAGGCCTCGCTGAACGGCAGTACCACCGGCAACATCCGCTATGCCCGTAACGGCGTGAGTACGGCCGGCGCCCAGGACACCATTTCGCTGGCCGTGGAGGCGCGCTTCGGCAAGCGCAGCGGCACCGCCACCTGCAACGAATTTGACGAGGCCACCCTACGCCGCTGCGTACAGCGAGCCGAGGAAATTGCCCGCCTCGCCCCCGAAAGCCCCGAATACGTGTCGTTGCTGGGGGCCCAAACCTACCTCAAGCCGCCCTCGGCCGCGCCCACGGTGCTCGCGCCCGCCGCCCGCGCCCAGGCCGCGGCCGACAGCATCAACCTGTGCGTGGCCAAAAACCTGACCGCCGCGGGCTTTCTCGACGGCGGCACCAGCTTCCGGGCCTTGCGCAACAACAAGGGCATGGACGCCTACCAGCAGTCGACCAACACCAACTTTTCGGTGACGGTGCGCACCACCGACGGCCGTGGCTCGGGCTACGCCATTGCCGACGTGACGGACGCCGCCAAGCTGAATACCAAGGCCCTGACGCAGCGTGCGGCCGACAAAGCCGCCGGCTCGCTCAACGCCAAGGCCATCGAGCCGGGCAAGTACACCGTTATCCTGGAGCCGGCCGCGCTGATGGCTGGCGACGACCTTTCGCTGCTCGGCGGCATGCTGTTTGGCATGGACGCGCGCTCGGCCGACGAGGGCCGCAGCTTCCTGAGCAAGAAGGGCGGCGGCAACCGCAAGGGTGAGAAACTGTTCGACGACAAGGTGACCATCTATTCCGACCCCATGAACGCGGAGGTGCCCGGCAACGCCTTCGACGGTGACGGCCTGCCCACGCAGCGCATGAGTTGGGTGGAGAAGGGCGTGGTAAAAAACCTGCTCTACTCGCGCTACTGGGCCCAGAAAAACAACGTGCCCGCCACGGCTTTCCCCGGCGGCTTCATCATGAGCGGCGGCACGCAAAGCACCGCCGAGCTCATTAAGGGCACCGCCAAGGGCATCTTAATCACGCGCTTGTGGTACATTCGCGAGGTCGACCCGCAGACGCTGCTCTACACCGGCCTCACCCGCGACGGCACGTTTTACATTGAAAACGGGGCCATCAAGTTCCCCATCAAGAATATGCGCTTTAACGAGAGCCCCATCATCATGCTCAACAACCTGGAGGCTATCGGCCGGCCCCAGCGCCTGGCCGGCTGCTTGGTGCCGCCCCTGAAAATCAGGGACTTCACCTTTACCAGCTTATCGGATGCGGTTTAATTATTTGTGAATGAGCGAGTTGTGAATGAGTGAATTGTAAAACTCAAAGCATTATAATTAACCTATTCACAACTCGCTCATTCACGAATAATTACCTGCCAAACTGGATACCGGCGTAGGCCTGGAACACGCGGTTTTGCAGCTTGGGGTCGTTGATGCCGGTGAGGTTGCGGGCATCGTTGATGTCGTTGAGGCCGGCCACGAGGCGGGCCCCCAGCGTGAGGCTGCCGAGCTTGAGGCCCGCGCCGCCGGCCACGCTGAAATCAGTTTTCTTGTACTGGTCCTTCACGTTCTGGCCATCCACGTTGGCGTAGGCCGCCGAGCCGTTGGTACCGCTGATTTCGACCTGGCCGTTGCGGGTCGCGTCCACGAGCAGGCCGAACTGCGGGCCGGCTTCCACGAACACGGGGCCCAGCGTGAGCTTGAGCAGCACCGGCACCGAGAAGTAGTGCAGTTTGGTGTCGTAGTCGGTGAAGGCGCCCTTCAGGTTGCCGCCTTGCTGGGAGTACTGTATTTCGGGCTGGATGGACAGGGGCCCCGCAATTTTGCCCTGAAAGATGAGGCCGACGTGGTAGTAGGTTTTGTAGGACGACGACTCGCCGTCGCGGCCCCGCATCTCGGCCGCGTTGATGCCCGCCTTGACGCCGAATTGGGCCTGGGCCTTGGGGGCAAACGCCACCGCCAGGGCAGCGGCGAGGGGAAAAGCAAGGAGTTTCATAATTGGTTAGAATAGAATAATGGGGGAGTGAATGCCACGAAAGTACACCCCAGCCAGCGGCCACGAGTGCCAACGCGGGCCCCTTCCGAAAGTTGTGCCTGGCTACCGGTTGGGCCCCGGCCGGCAGCGGCGCGGACGTTGGCCACCGCCGGGCCCCGACGGTAATTTTCGGGCTGGGGCGCTAAATACTTGGCCTTGGCGCAACCCCGGCCGTTTTCTGGTTTCATTTGAGTAGTTTATCCGTTCGCTTTTTCCCCCGCATGCCCGTTCCCTTCACGTTTGTGCGCCTCAGCT is a window from the Hymenobacter nivis genome containing:
- a CDS encoding TldD/PmbA family protein is translated as MKRRDFMGLSGLAAGALFLPSLPGFGHALVDPARLLEPGADVAQKKRLADVALNAAKSAGAGYADVRIGRYLNQYVFTREKQVQNIVSTESYGVGIRVLVAGCWGFASTSLVTPDSIAATAQLAVAIAKANHLVQKEPVQLAAQAGYGEVSWKTPIQQNAFEVPIKQKVDLLLEANARALDAGANYIGTSLFQVNEQKYFASTDGSYIDQDVHRIWPTFSVTAIDKTTGKFRSREALSSPMGLGYEYLTPSAAEQVAGPAGTELVGYKQRYDILADAALAGKQAKQKLTTKSVTPGKYDLVLDPSHLGLTIHESVGHPLELDRVLGYEANYAGTSFATLAWKAKGLPYGSKQVNIVADKLQPGSVGAVGYDDEGVKTGRWDLIKEGKLVNYEKIRDQAHIVGQKASDGCCYADSWSSVQFQRMPNVSLQPGAAKLSVDDMIKGVDKGIYIAGAGSFSIDQQRFNFQFGGQMFYAIEKGQITGPLEDVAYQSNTQEFWGACHSVCDQSDYRLFGTFFDGKGQPAQISAVSHGSATTRFNGVNVINTARKIG
- a CDS encoding TldD/PmbA family protein yields the protein MPILSQTDAQALLKQVLGYSTADECEASLNGSTTGNIRYARNGVSTAGAQDTISLAVEARFGKRSGTATCNEFDEATLRRCVQRAEEIARLAPESPEYVSLLGAQTYLKPPSAAPTVLAPAARAQAAADSINLCVAKNLTAAGFLDGGTSFRALRNNKGMDAYQQSTNTNFSVTVRTTDGRGSGYAIADVTDAAKLNTKALTQRAADKAAGSLNAKAIEPGKYTVILEPAALMAGDDLSLLGGMLFGMDARSADEGRSFLSKKGGGNRKGEKLFDDKVTIYSDPMNAEVPGNAFDGDGLPTQRMSWVEKGVVKNLLYSRYWAQKNNVPATAFPGGFIMSGGTQSTAELIKGTAKGILITRLWYIREVDPQTLLYTGLTRDGTFYIENGAIKFPIKNMRFNESPIIMLNNLEAIGRPQRLAGCLVPPLKIRDFTFTSLSDAV
- a CDS encoding porin family protein: MKLLAFPLAAALAVAFAPKAQAQFGVKAGINAAEMRGRDGESSSYKTYYHVGLIFQGKIAGPLSIQPEIQYSQQGGNLKGAFTDYDTKLHYFSVPVLLKLTLGPVFVEAGPQFGLLVDATRNGQVEISGTNGSAAYANVDGQNVKDQYKKTDFSVAGGAGLKLGSLTLGARLVAGLNDINDARNLTGINDPKLQNRVFQAYAGIQFGR